The Coffea arabica cultivar ET-39 chromosome 6e, Coffea Arabica ET-39 HiFi, whole genome shotgun sequence genome contains the following window.
TTCTGATTCTTTGGTAAATGGGTCAGAAACAGTTTCTAAGCCCGAGTTGCCTGGTAGGTCTGAAGGAACAGTCAACGCTGAGGACATGGTCATTGAACAACACAAAGAGAATGACAGTGGGAAAGGTCAGTCATCCATGAAAGGGGAGAGCAGTAGCGAGGAAGATAGTGTAAAAACTGCTGAATCTTCTCATCTTGACCAAACAATAAGTATGCCATCTGCTCAGACAGAGGACAGATCTTCTGCTCCAGTTCCCATGTCAGAGAGCCAAATCCAGGAAAAAGAAGGTGATAGTAGTCttaaaagagaagaaaacagCGTTCAGGCTGGTTCAGCTGAATATGATTCTAAGCTTCCAAGCTTTGATGTTTCTCAAGCATTTGATGCTTTTACAGGAATTGATGATTCCACGCAAGTGGCAGTTAATAGTGTATTCAATGTAATTGAGGACATGATCACACAATTAGAAGAAGGAGGAGAGAATGGTGATGGAGCCAAGGATAGTACCGATGAAaatcaaaagagagaaaacattGGATATGAACCCAAAGAAAGAGGTGAAACTCAGGACCAGAAAGTTGACCCAACTGCTCAGAACCAGTTTACTGATGATGACCACAAATTGGAAAAGCAGGAGGAGAACAGAAATGAAAAGAGCATACCTTGTCACAGTTCATTTGGTATTCATACTTCTAAAGAATTTACCTCCAATGACCACACTGGAAGAGATCCTGCTATAAGCAGTGGTACTGATACCAATCTCTCTTGGGAAACCCACTCAGAGAGTTATAAAAGGGAAGGAAATGGAAGGATTAAAGATTTGCCCACGAGAAAGCTGTCAACAGAAAGTCTAGTTAGATATTTAAATGTCATTTATCAACCCAATTTGTCGTCTGTAACTACAAACTTATATGGAGACCATCTTTACAAAGAGGTTCTTCAAAAGTATTTGATGTCAAAAATGAGCAATACCAAAACACTAGATATGGATACAACAGCAACTTTATTTCTTGACTACTCTCCAGAAGAAGGTAAGTGGAAACTTTTGGAGGAACCACAAAATAACAGTGACAACATTCATGGTGATATTACTGATGTAAAAGGTGAAACTGAAGCTGAGACCAATTTTAGTACAGATGTAGACAGTATTATAGAGCCATCATATGTTATATTTGATTCTGATAGACAAGAGGAAAGAGTTGAAAAGTGcaaaaaaacacacactagaGTGGGTATTGGTGATGACAATTTGGAGGAACTACTACTCTTGGTTAAAGGTATCATATTGGATGCTTTAAAGCTTGAAGTTGAACGAAGGGTAAGTGACAAAGATATAGAAGAAATGCAGCCCAAACTTGCCAAAGATTTGGATCTAGTTGCCAATTCTGTCTGTCTGTCAGTAGGGCATGATGAGCAGGTTATCATGAGAGGAAAAGATCTTACTTTGGATAAATTTGGGACACTTGAAGGACAGCATATAATAAGAGCAATAACTTCTGCTGTTCAGGAAACCAGTTATTTAGGAAGAGTTTTGCCAGTTGGTGTTATTGTTGGGTCTAGCTTAGCTGCCTTGAGAAATTATTTTGATGTAGCTGCATTAAATGGTAATAGCCAGAATGAACACCTGATACTTGATCAAGTGGAAAAATCAAGGAATATAAATCATACTCGATTAACTATGAAAGAGGCTGATAAAATGGTTTCTGGAAAGATATATGAGAAGGATGACTGGGATAGTTCAGTTGACAAGTGTAGCCAAAGTAGTGCAATTAACAGTTCAAATGGAAATACTGTTATGATCGGTGCCGTCACTGCTGCTCTGGGTGCTTCTGCTTTGCTCGTAGAACAAAAGGTAGTGGTTTTTTGTGAAACATACTTTCCTACTATGTGttgatttgaagtgtttttcTCATCCCAATCCATGGGTTTCAACATCATTTGTGCAGCATCGGTTACATATTAAACGAAATGTTATCCTAGCTCATCTTCTGGTGTATATTTTTGTATGCTGTGCTTGGTAAAGCCTGAGTAAAGATATATCTTAGCTCCTTAAGTTTCCCTTTTCATGAAGGCTAGTATATCCAATCAAGAGATATTTGTTTGCTTATTGTCCCAAaatgaaaactgaaatctaTTCAGGCCTCTCCTTTGTTGTTATTAGTGAGCCTTGTCATTAAGTGCCATTGAAGTTTCTGAGAAGTTGTTCCTGTCTCAAACTGTTTGGATGAGTGTGCACGAGTGTAAGAGAGAGTGCACTATTGCTATGTGTTTCCATTACCAATTTGTTATAGGAAATACATGACTCAGTTTTCAGCGTTCAATCACATGTTTTCTCTAATAGTTTGTATCTTTGTCAATGTAGAGTTCTGGAACTACAGAAACTTTATTGAAGCCCTTGGAGGAGCAAGATAGTCATTTCAAGGGCCCCAATAATGAGGAGGAAATGTCTGAGAAAACCCAGAATAACATAGTCACAAGCCTAGCTGAGAAAGCTCTGCTGGTTGCTGCTCCTATGGTACCCACAAAGGAAGGTGGCGGAGTGGATCATGAAAGGTCTGACATTTTCTTCTCGTGCAAACCTGAATCTGCAAATGAAATTACCATATTTTGTACTCCAAAAGTTCCTGACAGTTTTCCTTGTTTGGCAGGCTTGTTGCAATGTTGACAGAACTAGGACAAAAGGGTGGCATTTTGAAGCTTGTAGGCAAAATTGCTTTGCTTTGGGGTGGTATACGTGGTGCATTGAGTTTGACAGACAAGCTCATCTCATTTCTACACGTGGCTGAACGGCCATTGTTTCAGAGGTACCATTTCATTGCTtcacttcctttctttttaaacATGGAAAGTTGATGATCTGGTTTTATCTCTTAAAAGTTCTATTTGCTTTTAAAAGCCTTAAGCAACACAATTTACATTTCGCTGAAATTTTCTCTATTCAAAATTTCGTTTCTTCTCTGAGTGATCACAAAGACGGATCTCCAGCACTCCGCCTCGCCCCCTTCGCCCCCCCTCCCTGTTTCCAACACCAATAAAAAACAATGAAATATCTTTCATGATTAAGTAACCTCCTTAAGCATCAGAGAATCTCAATCTGAGAGATACTAATCTTTGCCATATTCTTTTCTGGGATAAAAATGGGCAAATATTCTTTTCTGAGATAAATAATAGCAGATAACAAAAATATGGTTACTAAGATGGAAATTGTGGTTAAAGCAATTTAAATATTCTCGGAAATTTCTTACTTCTGGAGTTGTTGTTGGGAATTAAACAAGAAGGATTGCCGTCTCTTTCCTTCTCCTAAATGAATCAGTAATTAGAGAATGATAGTTCACCCATGGTCCCTCCTCAATGCTAACGTTAGAAACTTGATAGAAACTAAATTTTATGATGTAGATATGTCACCATGTGTTCCTTTTCTTTACATGTAGCTTGAGAATATTAGTAGTTGACAAGAAAGACTTAATAGTTGTGACAGAAACAAGTTTACCTAGGCAGACTCTAATGAAATAGACAAATTGTACCCTTGGTAACTTCGAAGGTTCAACTTTAATACTGTGTTAGAACATTCAATTCAACTTATCCACCTGATAACATGAACAAATTGGTTGTACTCTTGGTAACTTGAAAGGTCCAACTTTAATGCTGTGTTTGAACATTCAATTCAACTTATCCACCTGTCTACCCTAGGTGGACAAGTTGTCTAGTATTAGTCACCTTAAAAATTATTATGCTGAGTTCTCAATTCTTTCATGTTTCCCTATAGTTGTATGAGCTAATTCAGTGAACTCTAGAGCCATCTTCACTTTGTTGcactggaaattttttttttttctggatcaTGTTGTAACATCCAAATCaagattttccatttttaagTAGCATTCATCATAAATTGATATACTTTAAATGTATTCTATAAAGTATTATGCATTCCTACTTTATAGAAACAAAATTTAGAATAAGTCAAACATCATGAACTCAGCGCTGTTACAGCTGAACTTTGAAGCAGATTGCTTTCTTATAAAAGTCCTATGTAAGCAAAGTGCTCAAAATGACACCTTTCTTATACTGCCTTTGCACAAAAAAATTGTAATAAAAGAAGCACATTAAATTCTGCTAAATTTGGAATGGTTTCCAGCATCTATGTGACTCCAGAGTCAGTCTGTAATCATTTTCAACTCTTCTGCTCTATGTAAATTAAATTCAActgggcaaaatttttattattttttattctagtattttctcatttttttgaaaataaccTAATGCTGCTTTTATGGCAAAATCTGACTTGTTTCTGATTATCTTTGCAAGTTAACTTTTAACCCCCTAGTTGGGATTCTCTAGAAATTGTATTTTACCTGTCACTGTGTTTGCTACTCTGTTCATTGAATTCACTATGTGCTTTTGATGGTCAAACTCTAATTGGATGATCTGACTACATTAGAGTATCTGATAGGCGTCATATTGATTGTTGATTGCTTAGTATACTTGCATGTTAATGCATGTGATGCAGATATTTGTATTTATTAGATGAATAACCAACAGAATTTGGGGTTGGACATTTTCAGAATTTCTGGGTTTGTCTTGATGGTGCTTGTTTTATGGTCACCCGTTGTTGTTCCATTGCTTCCAACACTTGTGCAAAGCTGGGCAACACATAACTCGCCCAGGATTGCAGAGCTTGCTTGCCTTGTTGGCCTCTGTGTTTCCATTATGCTGATGGTTACCCTATGGGGCAAAAGAATTCGCGGGTATGATAATCCTCTTGAGCAATATGGGCTGGATTTGACTTCACCATCAAAGGTATGGACTTTCTTAATCAACTGTTGTATGTTCATAGAAAAGTATGCAATTTTTGTCACTTCTGGATAGTGGCCAATCTGTTGTCTATTTTAGTATTACTGTTTAATGAAGCAATATAGGTGGGGCTGATCTCTTGTCCCCCCTTTCTGCATTAAGTCAAAGAGGACTTTCCTAGACGATCCCATTTGCTACTTAATAGTCGCAAATGTTGGTCACTGCTTTGTTTCCTCTAATGAAAATAGTTGTAAGAACCTCAGAATACActtcaatttcaatttcatcCATTTCATGGTACTTGTTCAAAATACACTTAAGGTGGGATGTATCATTGAAACTGGCTTCATCTAATAATtgcatttctttattttcctatTTATAAGTCCAATTTGAATTGCTTAATACCCGCtctctgctctctctctctctctctctctctctctctctctctctctctctctatacaCGTTTGaaagcttttaagtttaattttgTATTGTTTAGCTTCAAGAGAGACCTAATGTGACTGCTTTGCTTGCAGGTCCAACATTTTGCGTACGGTTTGATTTGGGGAGTCATGCTTGTTCTGCTGATACATTATGCAAATTTTGTTTCTGGATTTGTCCACCCATCTATGCCTACCTatctttcttcatcatcttcagatGCTGTTACATGGCTTAAAGTGTGTGGGAGACTTCTTTGGTTAGTGTTTCGAGGACTTGCAACAGCAACTGGTGTCGCAATTGTCGAGGAGTTGCTCTTTAGGTCATGGTTGCCTGATGAAATTGCTGCTGACTTTGGATATTACCATGGGATCATCATATCAggacttgcattttctttgtCACAGAGGTCTGTATCTTTTGTTATCCAGTGTTCCCCTTGGCCCttcattgagaattttccttttGTGTTGATGATCTTAAAAGTTCAATGATTGACTGCAGGAATTAAGGGGTGGGGTTGTAATACATGGATTTTCCTATTGTCTATTTTGGACTTGCAGCAGAAACCTTACCTTAAAAATCCCTCCGTCCTATATTGCAGCTTCTCTGTTCATGTTAATTACATTTCCTGATCGTTTCTAGAAACTTTCTCCCTTGCCGCCTTGccgccctctctctctctctctctctctctctctctctctctctctctctctctctctctctctcatatgCAGACCTGCCCATTCAAGCAGCTCAACCCTACCTTGTGTTGAGTATTGCTTTCTCATAAATTAGTGCATGCTACATACCACAGGACACGCAgcagctctctttctctctctctctctcttctttttgcttcttttcttttaggGGGGGATGGGGTGGTTGGGGACAAGGGAGGGCCACCCATATTTTCTGGCTTACTTTTTCTATAGTTCATTTACATTTCTTAGCATCCGTGTGCTGTTGCTGAAAATACCGGAAATCAACTAATCCTTTCTGGTCAAATGGAATTTCAGGTCCCCATGGGCTATACCAGGCTTATGGTTATTGTCACTAGGTCTAGCAGGCGCTCGACAAAGAAGCCAAGGGAGCCTATCCCTTCCAATTGGGCTTCGTGCAGGAATAATTGTATCTAGTTTCATCTTACAAAGAGGTGGGTTTTTGACTTACAGTCCCAGTCTTCCAAATTGGCTCTGCGGTTCTCACCCTTTTGAACCTTTTAGTGGGATTGTGGGTATTGCGTTTTCTCTAGCATTGGCTATTATTCTTTATCCTAGGCAACCTCTTCTTAGAAAGAAATCTGGGGCCATCAGGGAGTTCTCAGAAGGGACTGCAAGGGAAAGATGAGAAAGCAGAGAACTAAGAGGACACTGGAGAGAGAAAGTGTCAGTGAACTGCTTGCAATTTTCATCAACTTCACGGACTTTTGGTATCTTGCAGGGGTGTACAACCAAGTGTATAGCTTTTAAATTTCGAGAAGTAGCGTACAGGGAATGAGACAAATTTTGTAATATGGAACGGTAATTTCTGTAAATAGTCATAGAAAGAGATACCCCGTCAATTTCTGCCTGTAACTCTGATGATGCTGGGAGAATGTAAGTTTTGCAGTCTGAAGTATAATGGAATTGCCAACAGTAAAtactttttcacttttttggCAATAGAGGTTGGTATGGAAATAATTAGAGTGTATGATGCTCAAATTCTTTCACCTAATAGATACATGAGTTAGTGCAAGCCTATTTTACAAAATGCACTTCGTGTTATGTTAATTCATCCAGAGCTTTTACATACTGACCAGTGACCAACAGGAGTGCCTGCCACATAAAGTGCTGTGAATGGCAATTGGCAGGTGAATCTGCACCTTATGAGCTCGTGTATTAAGCTGTTGTGTATTATTAACAATTGGAGTTTAGAAATCAAGATACATGATATACTCcaattgttttgtttttttcttaaaGGAAAAGGTCAATATGCATACAAATATGAACAGGAGGCCGTACAGGGAGAAGCTAAGTGGAGAAAACACTGATCTCTGTTGACTACACACTAAGTGAACAAAGCTGAAGTTTGGTCCGTAATCATGTTAGAATACTCCTTATCAAGTTGGTATATACAGCAATATGAAGTTCAGGAACCGCTCAAGAGAGGGAAACACTATCGATTCTAACCAGTTATCAGCTCCATGCAAGAATGCTCCAACGGCAAACTGTCTCTCTATGTCTTCTGTGCAATTCTTCTTGTACCCTCCCCATTGAACTCTTCTTCTGGTGTCGGAGCCAGGTCCTGTATTCATGTATTCAATGTACTCAATGGTGTCCAGCCTGCTGTATTGGTTCCACACACTCCATCCTTGCGGATTTATCAGGTCATCTAAATAGCTCTTCATGATGATAGTCCTCGAAAAGTTCCTCCATGGCCTGCCCAGAAATGTTGGGAAGTATTTCCTATCTTGAAATGGGAAGTCTGGTGCAGCCTTTATCGTGCAATTCTGCAATATCATGCCAGTATTCTGATTGGGATCTTCCCTCCCCTGGGCAGTGATCATGTTTCTCTGTCCTGGACCTGGTTTGCGGGGAAGAATGAGACAGTTTTGGAAGATTGCAGCTGCATTTCCGAAGATGAAGTCCACGGTGCCTCCAATTGAGCATTCACGATAAAATTGACGCAGGGAGTGTGCATACAAAGTGTCCTGATAAGAGATCATCTCACAACGGTAGAAAGCAGCATTGGACGTAACCCTCAGGGCAACTGCCTGATGCTTCTCTGCCCCTGCTGTGTTAATGATTGATAGGTGCTGGGCAATGAACTTGTCTCCAACCACTGCTGCAAATCCCAAGATAAAATATAGTATCTACGCAGTATGAGAAATCCAGAAATGTtctgaaaaataataaacaaagcaaaacgaaacaaaaataaaacccAAAAGAAGAGACTTCACTTCACATACTCAGGGTGGCTGAAGCAAAAGTTGAGTATCCATCCACAAAATTTTTGGACCCAATGAGAATTGTTGAGTTCATCCCATCTCCAGTTAACATCAGATTAATCTTCTCCCTCGGAATGACCACATTCTCACCGTAGATTCCTGCATTGATTTTTATTACGTATCTTTTCGTGCCAAAGTCTGGTGCATTGGCTATTGCCTCCCCAATTCTTGTGTAATCTCCACTGCCATCAGAGGCTACAATTACATTAGGACTCAATTCAGTTGGTGTTTCCATTAGTTTTCGATCTGCTACAGTCATCCAATCCAAGAATCCGTCTTCTTGCACTTTCATACTCAACATCCTT
Protein-coding sequences here:
- the LOC140009488 gene encoding uncharacterized protein isoform X1; protein product: MSLKIPNFYHQSPLSTPQSGAQRKFSIPRHRGWKRRQLKLKSTQNLSLTIRCHFNFNFLDSSPFENLFQSLFSQFSSANSLHLLAPALGLASGAAIFFSQFSEKSELMRIPRKHRNNKFVGDWILFTSPTPFNRFVVLRCPSMSVEGSELLEDVNEKLMKEDRHFVRLNRGRIQVKEGDVEEAEKLVYQRVCVGTEDGGVLSLDWPANLDLEEERGLDTTILIVPGTAEGSMEKDIREFVCDCLRRGCFPVVMNPRGCAGSPLTTPRLFTAADSDDISTAIQFINKARPWTTMMAVGWGYGANMLTKYLAEIGEKTPLTAATCIDNPFDLEEVTRSTPYHIFLDQKLKTGLIDILRSNKELFQGRAKGFNVEKALLSTSVRDFEKAISMVSYGFDEIEDFYAKSSTRDMIGKVKIPLLFIQNDNGTVPIFSTPRSLIAENPFTSLLLCSYLPSKEITGSKSTVSWCQHLTIEWLAAVELGLLKGRHPLLKDVDVTINPPKGLTLAESRALHQNGRVNKLLNVPNFDALGLKDVDVTINPPKGLTLAESRALHQNGRVNKLLNVPNFDALGVHSLNLGKDIFEAGDTRAKIYSRSKQESKGLRPDKDSLGQSSSIDAQLVREEITNPDDGEMGQVLQTAKVVMNMLDATMPNTLTEEQKKKVLSAVGQGETLINALQGTVPEDVRGKLTTAVSGILHSDPNLKIDRLLSLGRIPDMASRLKSKVEEKTGQPSTDNGNEDPQPSAQSQRTDDFADVSKISKDKTSVGPESEPQASEYGQQSANSNHLPMTNGNAGEILDSDKKATNDLGNHMENMDSSRDRTGLGSDSLVNGSETVSKPELPGRSEGTVNAEDMVIEQHKENDSGKGQSSMKGESSSEEDSVKTAESSHLDQTISMPSAQTEDRSSAPVPMSESQIQEKEGDSSLKREENSVQAGSAEYDSKLPSFDVSQAFDAFTGIDDSTQVAVNSVFNVIEDMITQLEEGGENGDGAKDSTDENQKRENIGYEPKERGETQDQKVDPTAQNQFTDDDHKLEKQEENRNEKSIPCHSSFGIHTSKEFTSNDHTGRDPAISSGTDTNLSWETHSESYKREGNGRIKDLPTRKLSTESLVRYLNVIYQPNLSSVTTNLYGDHLYKEVLQKYLMSKMSNTKTLDMDTTATLFLDYSPEEGKWKLLEEPQNNSDNIHGDITDVKGETEAETNFSTDVDSIIEPSYVIFDSDRQEERVEKCKKTHTRVGIGDDNLEELLLLVKGIILDALKLEVERRVSDKDIEEMQPKLAKDLDLVANSVCLSVGHDEQVIMRGKDLTLDKFGTLEGQHIIRAITSAVQETSYLGRVLPVGVIVGSSLAALRNYFDVAALNGNSQNEHLILDQVEKSRNINHTRLTMKEADKMVSGKIYEKDDWDSSVDKCSQSSAINSSNGNTVMIGAVTAALGASALLVEQKSSGTTETLLKPLEEQDSHFKGPNNEEEMSEKTQNNIVTSLAEKALLVAAPMVPTKEGGGVDHERLVAMLTELGQKGGILKLVGKIALLWGGIRGALSLTDKLISFLHVAERPLFQRISGFVLMVLVLWSPVVVPLLPTLVQSWATHNSPRIAELACLVGLCVSIMLMVTLWGKRIRGYDNPLEQYGLDLTSPSKVQHFAYGLIWGVMLVLLIHYANFVSGFVHPSMPTYLSSSSSDAVTWLKVCGRLLWLVFRGLATATGVAIVEELLFRSWLPDEIAADFGYYHGIIISGLAFSLSQRSPWAIPGLWLLSLGLAGARQRSQGSLSLPIGLRAGIIVSSFILQRGGFLTYSPSLPNWLCGSHPFEPFSGIVGIAFSLALAIILYPRQPLLRKKSGAIREFSEGTARER
- the LOC140009488 gene encoding uncharacterized protein isoform X2, translating into MMAVGWGYGANMLTKYLAEIGEKTPLTAATCIDNPFDLEEVTRSTPYHIFLDQKLKTGLIDILRSNKELFQGRAKGFNVEKALLSTSVRDFEKAISMVSYGFDEIEDFYAKSSTRDMIGKVKIPLLFIQNDNGTVPIFSTPRSLIAENPFTSLLLCSYLPSKEITGSKSTVSWCQHLTIEWLAAVELGLLKGRHPLLKDVDVTINPPKGLTLAESRALHQNGRVNKLLNVPNFDALGLKDVDVTINPPKGLTLAESRALHQNGRVNKLLNVPNFDALGVHSLNLGKDIFEAGDTRAKIYSRSKQESKGLRPDKDSLGQSSSIDAQLVREEITNPDDGEMGQVLQTAKVVMNMLDATMPNTLTEEQKKKVLSAVGQGETLINALQGTVPEDVRGKLTTAVSGILHSDPNLKIDRLLSLGRIPDMASRLKSKVEEKTGQPSTDNGNEDPQPSAQSQRTDDFADVSKISKDKTSVGPESEPQASEYGQQSANSNHLPMTNGNAGEILDSDKKATNDLGNHMENMDSSRDRTGLGSDSLVNGSETVSKPELPGRSEGTVNAEDMVIEQHKENDSGKGQSSMKGESSSEEDSVKTAESSHLDQTISMPSAQTEDRSSAPVPMSESQIQEKEGDSSLKREENSVQAGSAEYDSKLPSFDVSQAFDAFTGIDDSTQVAVNSVFNVIEDMITQLEEGGENGDGAKDSTDENQKRENIGYEPKERGETQDQKVDPTAQNQFTDDDHKLEKQEENRNEKSIPCHSSFGIHTSKEFTSNDHTGRDPAISSGTDTNLSWETHSESYKREGNGRIKDLPTRKLSTESLVRYLNVIYQPNLSSVTTNLYGDHLYKEVLQKYLMSKMSNTKTLDMDTTATLFLDYSPEEGKWKLLEEPQNNSDNIHGDITDVKGETEAETNFSTDVDSIIEPSYVIFDSDRQEERVEKCKKTHTRVGIGDDNLEELLLLVKGIILDALKLEVERRVSDKDIEEMQPKLAKDLDLVANSVCLSVGHDEQVIMRGKDLTLDKFGTLEGQHIIRAITSAVQETSYLGRVLPVGVIVGSSLAALRNYFDVAALNGNSQNEHLILDQVEKSRNINHTRLTMKEADKMVSGKIYEKDDWDSSVDKCSQSSAINSSNGNTVMIGAVTAALGASALLVEQKSSGTTETLLKPLEEQDSHFKGPNNEEEMSEKTQNNIVTSLAEKALLVAAPMVPTKEGGGVDHERLVAMLTELGQKGGILKLVGKIALLWGGIRGALSLTDKLISFLHVAERPLFQRISGFVLMVLVLWSPVVVPLLPTLVQSWATHNSPRIAELACLVGLCVSIMLMVTLWGKRIRGYDNPLEQYGLDLTSPSKVQHFAYGLIWGVMLVLLIHYANFVSGFVHPSMPTYLSSSSSDAVTWLKVCGRLLWLVFRGLATATGVAIVEELLFRSWLPDEIAADFGYYHGIIISGLAFSLSQRSPWAIPGLWLLSLGLAGARQRSQGSLSLPIGLRAGIIVSSFILQRGGFLTYSPSLPNWLCGSHPFEPFSGIVGIAFSLALAIILYPRQPLLRKKSGAIREFSEGTARER
- the LOC113692918 gene encoding pectinesterase-like — encoded protein: MKKPQTLRDLKEARKEAIAITVFLALIAVLAALVFMNPPSSRSARIHHPRPTSLQTPLSSVIKKACTKTLYSSLCFTTLSSIPPSNATVTFHHVLEFAINQTKEHVLNTQVASVAHFENQELNAQQQNALRDCMEMLDQTTYELEQATDDLHKFPSKRGYIPRSHGYLKILLSAAMTNGYTCIDGLSDLEELGSDGQKDLKGHFENLLTPISHMISNCLAMIAEVEREMSKETLNNPRMLSMKVQEDGFLDWMTVADRKLMETPTELSPNVIVASDGSGDYTRIGEAIANAPDFGTKRYVIKINAGIYGENVVIPREKINLMLTGDGMNSTILIGSKNFVDGYSTFASATLTVVGDKFIAQHLSIINTAGAEKHQAVALRVTSNAAFYRCEMISYQDTLYAHSLRQFYRECSIGGTVDFIFGNAAAIFQNCLILPRKPGPGQRNMITAQGREDPNQNTGMILQNCTIKAAPDFPFQDRKYFPTFLGRPWRNFSRTIIMKSYLDDLINPQGWSVWNQYSRLDTIEYIEYMNTGPGSDTRRRVQWGGYKKNCTEDIERQFAVGAFLHGADNWLESIVFPSLERFLNFILLYIPT